TCTAGCCTTATTTCTaccttcttaaaaaaaaaaaaagatacttgcaaactttaaatatgaaaatatattctTAAATTTGTCATGATTTTTGTCTAATTCTGTTAAATCAGACATCGTGATTTTAACTTGAtcttgaaataataatatttattccATCTTTGACATTAACCCCTTTGTATTTTGTTACAGATTGACGATGGATCACAGTTTCCTGCCTCGGTCCATCTGGACCAGTGACAGTAAATTCCTGCAGCATCCAGCGGATCTCTACAGCAGCGTGGTCGTTACGCGCAGCATCCCCGCGGGCACGTGCTTTGGTCCATGTGTGCTCCAAAACACTTTCTATGAGACCATCGCCTTCATAGCGCAGAAATCCTTTGACAGGAGAGCGAAACCCTACGTGTTCCGGGTGAGTTGCGCAGTTTTGTGTTAGCTGTCATTTGTACTTCTCGCCGAACAGATTTGCTTTGGTTAGTTGGTGGAATTTTCCATATTTTCAGGATCCTGGGGATTTCGTGACCATAATTTCATGACATCACCAGGCTccattttaaatgttcacatttATTCGCCTTAGATTTAATTTGGCTTTATTTATAATGTTCACAAAGCTGCCATaacaaaatgataaataacGCTACTTAAAGGTGCCACCTGCAGAAAATGATTAACAATTTGACATTATTTTAGTAGTTTCCAGGAAACAAAATAGATTGAAATGTGATCATATGGAGGCTGGTGTAAAAATGTCAGGTGCTCCTGTCGTCAACAGGTGGACCCTGAGGCCATGCGTAATTCTGCGCTGGTGCTGTCCTGGCTGCGGCTCGTGCAGGCTGCGCGCAACGGAGAGGAGCAGAACACCGAGGCCTTCCTGAAAGCGGGTCAGCTGTACGTGCGGACCACCCGGGACATCCGGcaggaagaggagctgctggtgtgGTACGACCAGGAGCTGTCTCACCTACTGGGCTTCACAGACATGAGCCGAGGATCAGCGGAAGGTGAGGTGCAGCTCTGTTACATTTCAACGTGTCATTATGTCGGAGTCATGATGTACACCTCACAATATATGTCACATAAAATATGGATTTATTCGTTCCTAATCATTTGTTGTCTTCTTGTCTGTTATAGAGTACAGGTGTTGCAGATGTAACCAGGTCTTCAAGAACGAGTATCCCTTCCTGGCCCACTGCCGTTTCCTCTGCACTCAAGTCAAGAGTGACCCCTGGAGCCGCGAGGTTTACGCGCACAAGCACGTGGAAATAAAGAGGCAACGCCGAGTGACAGATTTCCACAACATCGCCAGAGATTTGGAACACAAAAGATCCAGCGGCAACGAGGACGCGGAGATTTATCCCAAGAGGAGGAAATACGAGGAAACGCTTTATCCCAAAGGCCGGAAAACTGTGCTAttagaaaagacaaatatttcaaACGATGATAACATTACTCAGCTGGTCAAAGGTTACGACCAGGCAGCAGGAGACGCGTCCTCCTCTGCGGGGAAACTGAAAGGCGACAAGATCAAACCGGATCATTTGGGATGTAAGGTcgatgatgatgaggacgagGATATTGACGTGGTGGGAGCCAAAGAGACCTTTACGCAGGGCAGAGAGATGGCAGAGAGCTCCGAGGTGCACTCGCGCAGCAGCAGTGCGTTCTCTCTGGTCAGGTCCAACGGTCAGGGCGGACAGAAAAGCGCTTTCTGCAAACCGAGCAAAAGAACTTCTCCCATCAACCCCCAGGCGCATCTCAGCAGCGCTGCAACAGCCCCCTCTAGCCGCCTAGAGGAGCTGCCTGACGTTTTCACCCCCAGGGCCGTTTTGGGATACAACAACCTGATGGCGTCCAGCGTCCTAAGCGGAGACTTGCAAAGCGGACCCCCCCCGGTGGCGCTGAACAACACTTTCCATTACGCACCGGAGCACTGGTCCAGGAGCGTCGGCGCACAGCTGCAGACCGCCTCCTCCCTCACCATCCTCCCGCCGACGTACACCTCCTTCGGCGTGTCGGTGCAGAACTGGTGCGCCAAGTGCAACCTGTCCTTCCGCATGACCTCCGACCTCGTCTTCCACATGCGCTCCCACCACAAGAAGGAGTTTGCAGTGGAGTCCCAGGTAAGGAGGCGCAGGGAGGAGAAACTCACTTGCCCGATCTGCCACGAATACTTCCGGGAGCGCCACCACCTGTCCAGACACATGACCTCACACAACTGAGACGAGAGggggatgaaaaaaagaaactctaTTTATTTCCTAGCAAATGCTCgtatttaacatgtttataacAGTGAATGTAGGTAACTGTCAAGAAAATAGCCAGACGGACAGACATGGCCTCCACAGCCTGTCCACTAGATGACGATAGAGGTACGTGTTGATCTCACTGCAGTGGTTTGTCTGTCCTTTAGCCCTGTTGATTAGGTCGATGGTTATTTTTGTGCCTTATGGAACtcaggaggggaggaagagagagaacacatcATGATTGTCATAAATATCCGGACGCATGCCCTCTTATTCATCAgcttttctctgctctgattggtacAGAACACATGGATTGGGTGTATTTGCACATTGGTTTTGAAATCTAAAATGATGAAAATCAAATACACGTCTCGAGTATTTTTTTCCCTAAATCAGAAATggtgtcagtttttttttgtgtcccaATAGGCTGCAACTGAGAACAAAATTATCTGTTAAACATGTTTGCTTTCTAACATTGCTTATAGTTCAACAATGGTTCACGTTGCCTA
The Platichthys flesus chromosome 12, fPlaFle2.1, whole genome shotgun sequence DNA segment above includes these coding regions:
- the znf488 gene encoding PR domain zinc finger protein 8, with the protein product MDHSFLPRSIWTSDSKFLQHPADLYSSVVVTRSIPAGTCFGPCVLQNTFYETIAFIAQKSFDRRAKPYVFRVDPEAMRNSALVLSWLRLVQAARNGEEQNTEAFLKAGQLYVRTTRDIRQEEELLVWYDQELSHLLGFTDMSRGSAEEYRCCRCNQVFKNEYPFLAHCRFLCTQVKSDPWSREVYAHKHVEIKRQRRVTDFHNIARDLEHKRSSGNEDAEIYPKRRKYEETLYPKGRKTVLLEKTNISNDDNITQLVKGYDQAAGDASSSAGKLKGDKIKPDHLGCKVDDDEDEDIDVVGAKETFTQGREMAESSEVHSRSSSAFSLVRSNGQGGQKSAFCKPSKRTSPINPQAHLSSAATAPSSRLEELPDVFTPRAVLGYNNLMASSVLSGDLQSGPPPVALNNTFHYAPEHWSRSVGAQLQTASSLTILPPTYTSFGVSVQNWCAKCNLSFRMTSDLVFHMRSHHKKEFAVESQVRRRREEKLTCPICHEYFRERHHLSRHMTSHN